The DNA window GGTGGAGGACCTGCGCCGGGTGGTGGCCTCCATGAAGGCCGCGGCCGACGCGGCGGGGGTGCGCATCGTCACCGGAGATACCAAGGTGGTGCATCGCGGCGCCGCCGACAAGCTGTTCATCAACACCGCCGGGGTGGGCGTAATCCCGCCGGGCGTGGACATCCGCGCCGACCGCGCCCGTCCGGGCGACGTGGTGCTGGTCAACGGCTACATCGGCGACCACGGCGCGGCCATCGTCGATGCCCGCGGCGAGCTGGCGCTGGACAACGACATCGCGAGCGACTGCCAGCCGCTGAACGGCCTGGTGGAGGCGATGCTGGCGGCCTGCCCGGACATCCACTGCATGCGCGATGCCACCCGCGGCGGCCTGGCCACGGTGCTCAATGAGTTCGCCCAGTCCAGCGGCTGCGGGATCCGCCTGCAGGAGACGGCCATCCCCCTGCGCGAGCCCGTGCGGGGCATGTGCGAGCTGCTGGGCCGGGACCCGCTGTACCTGGCCAACGAGGGCAAGCTGGTGGCGGTGGTGCCCGCCGAGCATGCCGAGGCCGTGCTGGCGGCCATGCGGGCCCATCCGGCCGGGCGGGACAGCGCCGCCATCGGCGAGGTCACCGCCTCGCCCGCCGAGATGGTGGTGCTGGCCACGGGTTTCGGCGGCGAGCGCATCGTCGACATGCTAGTGGGCGAGCAGCTGCCCAGGATCTGCTGAGCCCCGCTCAGCCCCCGCCCTTGCCCTTCCTGGCCCGGGCCAGCTCGCGCAGCATGGCCTCCTGCTCGGCGAAGGAGGCCGGGCGCCGCGCATCGCGGGCCGCCCCCCCCAGGGCCTTGAAGTCCACCACGATGTCGCCCACCGTGATGTGAGTGGTGTTGCCGCCGGTAGCGCCTTCCTGGCCCTTCCCCGACCTGCGACCCCACCGGCATGGTGGAAGTGGTCCCCGGCAAGCTGTGGGTGGACATCTACCTGAACAGTGAGGGCAGCGGCACGTGGCCGGAGAACATCCCTGTGAGCCGCTACGGCGTGCCGCCGATCAAGGACGACATCTACGCCCGGGTGGACTTCCACCTGCTGGCCCGCAATGCCGGCAAGCGCCTGCCGTCCGCCGAGGAGTTCCTGACCTACGCCGAGGGCGCGCCCCAGGGCAATGACGGCAACAACGACACGGCGTGGTCAGCCACCGGAAACACCGGCCCAACCACTGCCGGGGCAGTGGCCAAGGCGGTCTCCATGTTCAACGTGGTGGATGCGGCCGGCAACCTTTGGGACTGGCTGGACAATCATCACGACCTGGGCGGCTCCTACGCCTGGACCACCTCCGTGGTTAATGTCGGCAAGGATTCCGGCACCCCGCGCGGTGCGGTGTCCCACGCCTCTTGGCGCTGCTTCATTGGCGGCGGTCAATTCGACCACGGTGTCCGCTGCGGCTCTCGCTGCCTGAGCTCCAGCGCGATTCCGTGGCTCGCGTCTGGCAATGTGGGCCTGCGCTGCGTCTGTGACGCCCTGTGAGCCCGAGCCCTGAAAGGGCCCCGCGACAGCGGGGCCTGGTTATCGTCAATAAAGCAGAGCGGCTGATACTCGATCTGGGGCCGCATATCGACAAAATCCCCAAGCGCCAGCGATACCGCTACGCCCTCCGTCTGGAGGACGGATTGTGGGAGCTGGTGCGGCGCCTGATCGAGGCGGCCATGAGCAACCAGAAAAGCAAGGTTTACCGCGCAGATGAACAGGTCCGATACCTTCACGCCCTGCTGCGTCATGCGGCAGAAC is part of the Chromatiales bacterium genome and encodes:
- the avd gene encoding diversity-generating retroelement protein Avd, translating into MSPSPERAPRQRGLVIVNKAERLILDLGPHIDKIPKRQRYRYALRLEDGLWELVRRLIEAAMSNQKSKVYRADEQVRYLHALLRHAAERKLLGIKRVGDASKQLSEIGAMIGAWRQRLGA
- the hypE gene encoding hydrogenase expression/formation protein HypE, with the protein product MRRGRARLRGEVITLSHGSGGKAMRDLIEDLFLGGFDNAILATLEDQARVDLAALATAGDRLALTTDSYVVDPLFFPGGDIGALAVNGTVNDLAVGGARPLYLTCGMIIEEGLAVEDLRRVVASMKAAADAAGVRIVTGDTKVVHRGAADKLFINTAGVGVIPPGVDIRADRARPGDVVLVNGYIGDHGAAIVDARGELALDNDIASDCQPLNGLVEAMLAACPDIHCMRDATRGGLATVLNEFAQSSGCGIRLQETAIPLREPVRGMCELLGRDPLYLANEGKLVAVVPAEHAEAVLAAMRAHPAGRDSAAIGEVTASPAEMVVLATGFGGERIVDMLVGEQLPRIC